In Saccharothrix syringae, the following are encoded in one genomic region:
- a CDS encoding GNAT family N-acetyltransferase → MALTLRTLTPDDLHDFQRVVDAAFLNDVREDRLDRYGDLFEPGRTHAVFDGDEMVGGGGVQTREMTVPGGGPQPVAAVTSVVVKPDHRRRGVLTRVMRGQLDDLRDGGEAVAALWASEAAIYGRFGYGLAAEFARLSVPKNAAFHPGVSLGGARVREVPRDEAMPHMRDVYEALRPSRTGWLSRNDAQWGHHFADEEHDRGGLSAYKYVKHPEGYAVYRVKQDWQERGPRGELHVREIAALTPEAYAALYRHLLDMDLIGELKFFTASDDPVLHLLADVRLALRSRSDSLWVRLVDVDRALAQRRYGSDVDVVLAVSDGFCPWNAGRVRLTVKGGEATAQRVDDDPDVELDVQALGAAYLGGTRLTSLARAQRVREITPGSLNALSHAFLGDHEPHCPEVF, encoded by the coding sequence ATGGCGCTCACCCTCCGCACGCTGACCCCGGACGACCTCCACGACTTCCAGCGCGTCGTCGACGCGGCGTTCCTCAACGACGTGCGCGAGGACCGGCTCGACCGCTACGGCGACCTGTTCGAGCCCGGGCGCACGCACGCCGTGTTCGACGGTGACGAGATGGTCGGCGGCGGTGGTGTGCAGACGCGTGAGATGACCGTGCCCGGCGGCGGTCCGCAGCCGGTCGCCGCCGTCACGTCCGTGGTCGTCAAACCGGACCACCGCCGGCGCGGCGTGCTCACCCGGGTCATGCGCGGCCAACTGGACGACCTGCGCGACGGTGGCGAGGCCGTGGCGGCGCTGTGGGCGTCGGAGGCGGCGATCTACGGGCGGTTCGGCTACGGGCTCGCGGCCGAGTTCGCGCGGCTGTCCGTGCCGAAGAACGCGGCGTTCCACCCCGGCGTGTCGCTGGGCGGCGCGCGGGTCCGCGAGGTGCCCCGCGACGAGGCGATGCCGCACATGAGGGACGTCTACGAGGCGTTGCGCCCGAGCCGCACGGGCTGGCTGAGCCGCAACGACGCCCAGTGGGGGCACCACTTCGCCGACGAGGAGCACGACCGCGGCGGGCTGAGCGCCTACAAGTACGTGAAGCACCCCGAGGGCTACGCGGTGTACCGGGTCAAGCAGGACTGGCAGGAACGCGGTCCGCGCGGCGAGCTGCACGTGCGGGAGATCGCGGCGCTCACCCCCGAGGCGTACGCGGCGCTCTACCGGCACCTGCTGGACATGGACCTGATCGGCGAGCTGAAGTTCTTCACCGCCTCCGACGACCCGGTCCTCCACCTGCTGGCCGACGTGCGGCTCGCGCTGCGCAGCCGCAGCGACTCGCTGTGGGTGCGCCTGGTGGACGTCGACCGCGCGCTCGCCCAGCGCCGCTACGGCTCGGACGTGGACGTGGTGCTGGCGGTGTCCGACGGGTTCTGCCCGTGGAACGCCGGCCGCGTGCGGTTGACCGTGAAGGGCGGCGAGGCGACCGCGCAGCGGGTGGACGACGACCCGGACGTCGAACTGGACGTGCAGGCGCTGGGCGCGGCCTACCTGGGCGGCACGCGGTTGACGTCCCTGGCGCGCGCCCAGCGGGTGCGCGAGATCACGCCGGGGTCCCTCAACGCCTTGTCGCACGCGTTCCTGGGCGACCACGAGCCCCACTGCCCGGAGGTGTTCTGA